In Mus musculus strain C57BL/6J chromosome 9, GRCm38.p6 C57BL/6J, one genomic interval encodes:
- the Pate3 gene encoding prostate and testis expressed protein 3 precursor → MNKHFLLLFSLFYFIVEATSLKCVTCHLRTQSDHCRRGFGVCLAQKHEICMSLRIYFSGSLQLSYMVCQRFCKNLTYIFNNRTYTHKCCNSDFCNFRL, encoded by the exons ATGAACAAACACTTCTTGctgctcttctccctcttctactTCATTGTGG AAGCAACATCACTGAAGTGTGTAACATGCCACCTTCGCACACAGTCAGACCACTGCAGAAGAGGCTTTGGTGTTTGCCTTGCTCAGAAGCATGAAATATGCATGAGCTTGAGGATCTACTTCA GTGGCTCTCTCCAGTTATCATACATGGTGTGTCAGAGATTCTGCAAGAATTTGACATACATTTTCAACAATCGGACTTATACACATAAGTGTTGCAACTCTGATTTTTGTAACTTTAGACTCTAA